Genomic DNA from Pseudomonas helmanticensis:
GTGCCGGCCGAAAGCGTGCCGCAGATTCAGAAAAACATCATCACCACCTGCCGCGAACTCGGTAAACCGGTGGTGGTGGCGACGCAGATGCTGGAGTCGATGCGCTTCTCCCCTGCCCCGACCCGCGCCGAAGTGACAGACGTTGCCAACGCCGTGGCCGAAGGCGCCGATGCGGTGATGCTGTCGGCAGAAACTGCCTCCGGCGAATACCCGCTGGAAGCCGTGCAGATGATGAGCAAGATCATTCGTCAGGTGGAAAACGGCCCGGACTATCAGACTCAGCTCGACGTCAGTCGGCCGAAAGCTGAAGCGACCGTTTCCGACGCGATCAGCTGCGCGATCCGTCGCATCAGCAACGTGCTGCCAGTGGCGGTGCTGGTCAACTACAGCGAGTCGGGCACATCGAGTTTGCGTGCCGCGCGGGAAAGGCCAAAAGCGCCGATCCTCAACCTGACGCCGAACCTGCAGACGGCACGGCGTTTGAGCGTGGCGTGGGGGATTCATTCGGTGGTCAACGATCGCTTGCGTCAGGTCGACGAAGTCTGCTCGACCGCGCTGGAAATCGCCCAGGCGCAAGGCATGGCCGAGCGTGGCGACACGTTGCTGATCACTGCTGGTGTGCCGTTTGGTCAGCCGGGGTCGACTAACTCGCTGCGTATCGAAACATTGATTTAACCGCCCACCATGATCGTTCCCACGCTCTGCGTGGGAATGCGGCCCGGGACGCTCTGCGTCCCAAGAGCAGACGCAGAGCGTCCTTTGAGGCATTCCCACGCAGAGCGTGGGAACGATCAACTGCCCAGATTTCCTCAACATGCCTGCCAATCATTTCAACACCCACTGCCCCGACTGGGCCGAGGCTTTGCTCAACGGTTTCAGTCAAATATTCCTCCAGCGCCATCCGCTGTGCGGCCTGCTGTGCCTGTTGGCGATCCTGCTGACGGCGCCAGTGCTGTTCGCCGGTGCGCTGCTCGGTGGCGTTGCCGGTTTGCTCACCGCGCAACGGCGCAACTACGCCAAGGCTGATCGTCAGGCCGGACTGTTCAGCTACAACGGCGTGCTGCTCGGTCTGCTGCTGAGCCTGTATTTCCCGTGGTCGCCGATGCTGCCGCCGCTGATTCTTGCCGCTGGCGGCTTGAGCGCGATGGTCACCCAGCAATGGCTCAAACATGTCTACAGCAGCCGTTCGATTCCGGCCTATACCTCGCCGTTTGTCGCCATGAGCTGGGTGCTGTTGATGTTTGCCGAACCGTCGGCGCCGATGGCGCCCGTCGAGATGAACACGGTCAACCTGCTCGCCGCCGAACTGCGTGGTTTGGGCCAGGTGATGTTTCTCGGTCATCCACTGGCCGGCGCCCTGATCGCCATCGGTTTGCTGATCGCTGATCGCCGCGCCTTTTGCTGGGCGCTGCTGGCCTCTGCAATCGGCCTCGGCTCCAGTCTGCTGCACCACGAAACCAACGCTGCGCTTTTCGGCCTCGGCAGCTATAACGCTGTGCTCGCTGCCCTCGCCTTCTCTTCGCAACGTCAACAACCTTGGTTGCCGCTGCTTGGCATCGTTCTCGCGCTGCTGGTCACACCGCTGTTTGCCGCCATCGGCCTCGCTACGTTGACCGCGCCATTTATCCTCGCCGGCTGGCTGATCCGCGCCGGCATCCAGATGCTCGGCAAAACCCCGGTCGAGCGTGCGCCTTGCGCTCATGGGGAGAATCAACCTAGGCTGCGCTGATCTTCGATTCAGGCGTTATCCATGGACAGCAGCAACAATTGGCGCGAACGGCTCTACGTCATGATTTTCCAGAGCGACACCCTCGCCGGGCGTCGCTTCGACGGCATCTTGCTGTTGATCATCCTCGCCAGTCTGGTGATCGTGATGCTCGACAGCATCGACAGCATTCACCAGAACTACGCCGACGTGCTGGCCTACATCGAGTGGGGCTTCACGATCATCTTTCTCGGCGAGTACATCCTGCGTCTGTATTGCTCACCGAAACCATTGCGCTACGCCTTCAGCTTTTACGGGCTGGTGGATTTGCTGGCGATCGTGCCCGGCATCCTCGCCCTGTATTACAGCGATGCGCAGTACCTGCTGATCATTCGGATCATCCGCATGCTGCGGATCTTCCGCGTACTCAAGCTCAGCCCGTACCTCAAGCAAGCCAACTATTTGATGTCGGCGCTGCGTGGCAGCAAGCAGAAGATCGTCGTGTTTCTGGTCAGCGTCTGCACCCTGGTGACGGTGTTCGGCACGCTGATGTACGTGATCGAAGGCCCGGAGCATGGCTTCACCAGCATTCCCAAAGGTATCTATTGGGCGATCGTCACACTGACCACGGTAGGCTTCGGCGACATCGTGCCGAAGACCCCGCTGGGCCAGGTGATTTCGTCGTTGGTGATGATCACCGGTTACTCGATCATCGCTGTACCGACCGGGATTTTCACCGCCGAGCTGGCCAACGCCATGCGCGGCGAACAGCTGCAACACGACTGCCCGGTGTGCAAGAAAAACAGCCATGAACACGGCGCGGCGTTCTGCTCGCGGTGCGGCAATGCGTTGTTCAAGAAACTGGAATAAGCACAGAGCTTTTTAATCTTTAAGCGACTATGCGCGCCCCGTTATAGTCAGTGGCAATTGACCATCACCCCCCCGATACATACGCAAACAACAAGGAATGCGCAGTGAAAAAACTCTTTGGCGCCTCACTTCTCGCCGCCGGCCTGGCCTTGGCCAACATCGCTCAGGCAGCCCCGACGCTGCTCAACGTTTCCTACGACGTGATGCGCGATTTCTACAAGGACTACAACACTGCGTTCCAGAAACACTGGCAAGCCGAGCACAACGAAAACATCACCGTGCAGATGTCCTTCGGCGGTTCGAGCAAGCAAGCGCGCTCGGTGATCGACGGCCTGCCGGCTGACGTCATCACCATGAACATGGCCACCGACATCAACGCCCTCGCCGACAACGGCAAACTGGTTCCGGAAAACTGGGTCACGCGTCTGCCGAACAACAGCGCGCCATTCACCTCCGCCACCGTGTTCATCGTCCGCAAGGGCAACCCGAAAGCCCTGAAAGACTGGCCGGACCTGCTCAAGGACGGCGTGCAAGTGATCGTGCCAAACCCGAAAACTTCGGGTAACGGCCGCTACACCTACCTGTCGGCTTGGGGTTATGTGCTGAAGAACGGTGGTGACGAGAACAAGGCCAAGGATTTCGTCGGCAAACTGTTCAAGCAAGCGCCGGTACTGGACACCGGTGGCCGCGCCGCAACCACCACGTTCATGACCAACCAGATCGGCGACGTGCTGGTGACCTTCGAAAACGAAGCGGAAATGATTGCCCGCGAGTTTGGTCGTGATCAGTTTGAAGTGATCTACCCGAGTGTTTCGGCTGAGGCTGAGCCACCGGTGTCCGTGGTCGATAAAGTGGTCGACAAGAAAGGTTCGCGCGCGACGGCGGATGAGTACCTGAAGTACCTGTGGTCGCCGGAAGGCCAGGAGATTGCTGCGGCGAACTACCTGCGTCCGCGTGATCCGGCGGTGCTGGCGAAGTACACCGATCGTTTCCCGAAAGTTGATTTCCTCTCGGTTGAGAAGACCTTCGGCGACTGGCGCACCGTGCAAAAGACTCACTTCAATGACGGCGGTGTCTTCGATCAGATTTACACCGGCCAGTAACACCTGATCCTCTGTAGGAGCTGCCGCAGGCTGCGATCTTTTGACTTTGATGTTTAGAAACAAGATCAAAAGATCGCAGCCTGCGGCAGCTCCTACAGGGGGAATTGTGTGAACCATTACATCGGTGGGGTGACGCCGTCCTTGCCGGCGGAGATGGATTGCGCTGTCAGCGTGCCGTCCGCACTTTGCGTGACGAAGGTGACGATCTTCACTCCAACCTTCAGCAAGCTTCTATCGCCCGGCGTCAGATTGACGATCGGCACATCCTCCGGCACCAGGATCTTCTGCTGCCCGCCCTTGTAGTTCACCGTCAGCACCCGCCCGTTGCTCACCACCAGATCGCCGACGCTGCCATTGGTCATGCTGCTGCCCTTGGCCAGATCGAAAGGTCGATGACCATCGCCACTTCCGGCCAATTCCGGCGGAAACACATGCACTTCCAGCGCCTTGAGCGTGCCATCTTCCTGGGGCATTGCCGCCGAACCAATGTAACTGCCGGGTTTGATGTCTTCGATATTGGCCAAAGTGACGGCGCGAACTTTGGTGTCGCCGGTCAACCGGATCACCACGTTCTCGCCACTGTTGACGTGGACTTTCAAGGTATCGGCGCTGACCCCGGTGATCTCGCCGCGCACACCGAGGCGCATGCCCGGAGCATCGGCAGCCTGCACGCTCGTCGCACTCAGCAGGCTGATCAGGACAATCGTTGCGGTGTGGCGAAGCCTCTGACGAAACATTGCAATCCTCCGGTGATGAACATTGAACAAGCCGATGCAAACATAAGCACGCTATCGAAGAAGATGTAAGTGAATGTATCATCGACCCTCAACGGCCGGACGCAAGGTCCGCCGATGGATGACATGCCGAGCGCTCCTGTTCATTCCGCAACGGAATAACTGATATCAACCGACGGCGTCTTCTGCCCTGGCGGTTTGTCCCATAGCCTCACTGCATTCCCTTTCGCTGGATCGAGAAACCTTATGACCGCCACAACTCACGCAATGACCAGGGGCATGGTGCTGCTGTTCGCCTTCTGCTGCGGCGCCATCGTCGCCAACATCTACTACGCGCAGCCGATCATCGGCCTGATCGCGCCGGACATCGGCCTCTCCGACACCATGGCCAGCTTCATCGTCTCGCTGACGCAGATCGGTTATGCGCTGGGCCTGTTCTTCCTGGTGCCGCTGGGTGATCTGCTGGAGAACCGCCGGTTGATGATCATCACCACCGTGGTGGCGATTGCCAGCCTGTTGGCGGCGGCGTTTACCGATCAGCCGAATGTGTTCCTGCTGATCTCGTTGCTGGTGGGTTTCAGTTCGGTGTCGGTGCAGATCCTGATTCCACTGGCGGCGCATCTGGCGCCGGAAGAGTCCCGTGGCCGTGTGGTCGGCGGGATCATGGGCGGCTTGTTGCTGGGTATTCTGCTGGCTCGGCCAGTGTCGAGTGTGGTTGCCGACCACTTCGGCTGGCGGGCGATGTTCATGATTGCCGCCGCGTTGATGGCGGCGATCAGCGTGGTGCTGGCGCTGACCGTGCCCAAGCGCCAACCGGATCACAGCGCCACGTACGGCCAACTGCTCGGCTCATTGTGGACGCTGCTGCGCCAGCAACCAGTACTGCGCCAGCGCGCGTTTTATCAGGGCTGCATGTTCGCCACGTTCAGCCTGTTCTGGACCGCCGTGCCGCTGGAGCTGGCGCGCAACCATGGCCTGTCGCAAAGCGAGATCGCGATCTTCGCCCTGGTCGGCGCCATCGGTGCCATCGCCGCGCCGATCAGCGGCCGCCTGGCGGATGCCGGTCACACCCGCATCGCTTCGTTGCTGGCCATGATCTTTGCCAGCCTGAGCTTCCTGCCCGCCTTCATCCATCCGGCCTATAGCGTCATCGGTCTGGCCGTGACCGGCGTGGTATTGGACTTCTGCGTGCAGATGAACATGGTCCTGGGCCAACGCGCGGTGTATTCGCTGGACGCGAAAAGCCGTGGTCGCCTCAACGCGCTGTACATGACCAGCATCTTTATCGGCGGCGCGTTCGGCTCGTCGGTGGCCAGTGCGGTGTATGAACATGGCGGCTGGTTGTGGATCGTGATCGTCGGCAGTGTGTTTCCGCTGTTGGCGTTGTTGCGGTTTTTGAGTGTGACTGAAAGGCGTTCTCTGGCTGCTGCCTGAAACAAAAAGCGTCGCGGGTAAGCTCCCACATTGGCACTGTGGCTACAGGTCAAATGCAGGAGCTGCCGAAGGCTCGGGCCGTGATCGGACGATCTCTTGATCTTGCCTTGAAAGATCGCAGCCTGCGGCAGCTCCTACACAGGTTATTCACTGAGCCTGGGGGACCGATGACGCTTAATACCGAACCAGTTTCTCCATCGCCGCATCCGCCAGAAAGGAGGAGCGGCTTTTGACGTTGTGTTCGCGCACATAACGGTCGATTCGCTGGATCACGTAACCGGGGAGCGTCACGTTGACCTTCTCGGTCTTGCCGAGATAAGGCGAAATATCCAGCTCCAGCATGCCCCAGCCCATATCGGCAAATTCCGGATTGTTGCGATGCGCCGCTGCAGAAGTGGGCATAGGGACCGCCTCTGCGCTCGCCACAATCTCCTGCAGCATGATGTGGGCGATTTCAACGGCAGCGTTGTAGGCCTCTTCGAAACTATCCCCCGCTGTCACGGCGCCGGGAATATCGGGGATCTGAATACCGATGGCAGTATTTTCGTCGCCCCATTCAATGCAGATTGGATATTGCATTATGGATCTCCTTGGTAACTGGCTGGCGGGTTGTACAGCCCGGCACGCCTCCTGATGCTTTTGACCGTCCCCAGTGGCAAATCCTTTTTCGGGTGAGGGACGGGAATCGTGTACGGGTTGTATCGGTGAGTGAAGATGTGATGACTGCCAGTGATCCGATCCAGCACCCAGCCAGCCTCCTCCAGCTCCTTGATCAATTGCCTGCTCTGCACCAATCGCCTCCTTGGCCCGGCCTTTTAAAAATAACCCTAGAGTTATCTTTACTCAAGCACAGAAAACCGCAAAGCGACGTCCGGTTGTTTTGCAGAGTGTGAGTTTTCATTCATTCCCCCCGAGCATGAATGCTATGCCACGCACCGGCGTTCTCCTGCGCGCACCTGGCGGTCACTCTTGAACCCAGCCACTACCGGCGCTTTTTCAGGACTTTCGACCATGACCCTGCAAGCAAAACTCGATGCCTTCAAAGCTGACTTCAAGGCTGGCAAACCGCCTTACAACGCCCCTGCCGACATCCACCCGGTAATGGAGCGCGCCACCGCCGATTTGATCGCCTCCGGCGCCGCCAGTCGTGCCTTGAAAGTCGGTGACATCGCACCGCTGTTCACTCTCAAAGACCCTGAGGGCAACGCGGTCTCGTCCGCCGATCGGCTGGCACGAGGGCCGTTGGTGCTGACGTTTTATCGTGGCGTCTGGTGTCCGTACTGCAACATGGAGCTGCAAGCATTGCAGGCGTTTCTGCCTGAGATTGAAAACAATGGGGCGAGCCTTTTGGCAATTTCACCGCAGATCGCTGCCAACAGTCGCAAGTCGCAACGCATCAACGAACTGCAATTCCCGATCCTCAGCGATCCGCGCAATGACGTCGCCGCAGCCTTTGGGTTGCGCTTCGAATTGCCGCCCTACCTGATCGAGCTGTACAAGAATCTGCGCAATGACCTGCCGACCTTCAACGATGATCCGGCCTGGACCTTGCCGATGCCGGCGCGTTATGTGATCGGTCAGGACGGCGTGATTCGTTACGCCGAGGTCAACCCGGATTACACTCAGCGTCCCGAGCCTGACGCGATGCTGGATGCATTGCGCGGCTGAATCGATGACCTGCCCTGGAGTTGCCATGACCCGACGTACTTTCCTCATCACCGGTGCCAGCAAAGGCATTGGCCGGGCGCTGGCCGAACATCTCGACCGCACCGGGCATCGCGTGGTGGGGATC
This window encodes:
- a CDS encoding urea transporter, with protein sequence MPANHFNTHCPDWAEALLNGFSQIFLQRHPLCGLLCLLAILLTAPVLFAGALLGGVAGLLTAQRRNYAKADRQAGLFSYNGVLLGLLLSLYFPWSPMLPPLILAAGGLSAMVTQQWLKHVYSSRSIPAYTSPFVAMSWVLLMFAEPSAPMAPVEMNTVNLLAAELRGLGQVMFLGHPLAGALIAIGLLIADRRAFCWALLASAIGLGSSLLHHETNAALFGLGSYNAVLAALAFSSQRQQPWLPLLGIVLALLVTPLFAAIGLATLTAPFILAGWLIRAGIQMLGKTPVERAPCAHGENQPRLR
- a CDS encoding ion transporter, whose protein sequence is MDSSNNWRERLYVMIFQSDTLAGRRFDGILLLIILASLVIVMLDSIDSIHQNYADVLAYIEWGFTIIFLGEYILRLYCSPKPLRYAFSFYGLVDLLAIVPGILALYYSDAQYLLIIRIIRMLRIFRVLKLSPYLKQANYLMSALRGSKQKIVVFLVSVCTLVTVFGTLMYVIEGPEHGFTSIPKGIYWAIVTLTTVGFGDIVPKTPLGQVISSLVMITGYSIIAVPTGIFTAELANAMRGEQLQHDCPVCKKNSHEHGAAFCSRCGNALFKKLE
- a CDS encoding sulfate ABC transporter substrate-binding protein, encoding MKKLFGASLLAAGLALANIAQAAPTLLNVSYDVMRDFYKDYNTAFQKHWQAEHNENITVQMSFGGSSKQARSVIDGLPADVITMNMATDINALADNGKLVPENWVTRLPNNSAPFTSATVFIVRKGNPKALKDWPDLLKDGVQVIVPNPKTSGNGRYTYLSAWGYVLKNGGDENKAKDFVGKLFKQAPVLDTGGRAATTTFMTNQIGDVLVTFENEAEMIAREFGRDQFEVIYPSVSAEAEPPVSVVDKVVDKKGSRATADEYLKYLWSPEGQEIAAANYLRPRDPAVLAKYTDRFPKVDFLSVEKTFGDWRTVQKTHFNDGGVFDQIYTGQ
- a CDS encoding DUF5666 domain-containing protein; its protein translation is MFRQRLRHTATIVLISLLSATSVQAADAPGMRLGVRGEITGVSADTLKVHVNSGENVVIRLTGDTKVRAVTLANIEDIKPGSYIGSAAMPQEDGTLKALEVHVFPPELAGSGDGHRPFDLAKGSSMTNGSVGDLVVSNGRVLTVNYKGGQQKILVPEDVPIVNLTPGDRSLLKVGVKIVTFVTQSADGTLTAQSISAGKDGVTPPM
- a CDS encoding MFS transporter; translated protein: MTATTHAMTRGMVLLFAFCCGAIVANIYYAQPIIGLIAPDIGLSDTMASFIVSLTQIGYALGLFFLVPLGDLLENRRLMIITTVVAIASLLAAAFTDQPNVFLLISLLVGFSSVSVQILIPLAAHLAPEESRGRVVGGIMGGLLLGILLARPVSSVVADHFGWRAMFMIAAALMAAISVVLALTVPKRQPDHSATYGQLLGSLWTLLRQQPVLRQRAFYQGCMFATFSLFWTAVPLELARNHGLSQSEIAIFALVGAIGAIAAPISGRLADAGHTRIASLLAMIFASLSFLPAFIHPAYSVIGLAVTGVVLDFCVQMNMVLGQRAVYSLDAKSRGRLNALYMTSIFIGGAFGSSVASAVYEHGGWLWIVIVGSVFPLLALLRFLSVTERRSLAAA
- a CDS encoding type II toxin-antitoxin system HicB family antitoxin; translated protein: MQYPICIEWGDENTAIGIQIPDIPGAVTAGDSFEEAYNAAVEIAHIMLQEIVASAEAVPMPTSAAAHRNNPEFADMGWGMLELDISPYLGKTEKVNVTLPGYVIQRIDRYVREHNVKSRSSFLADAAMEKLVRY
- a CDS encoding type II toxin-antitoxin system HicA family toxin, translating into MQSRQLIKELEEAGWVLDRITGSHHIFTHRYNPYTIPVPHPKKDLPLGTVKSIRRRAGLYNPPASYQGDP
- a CDS encoding peroxiredoxin-like family protein — protein: MTLQAKLDAFKADFKAGKPPYNAPADIHPVMERATADLIASGAASRALKVGDIAPLFTLKDPEGNAVSSADRLARGPLVLTFYRGVWCPYCNMELQALQAFLPEIENNGASLLAISPQIAANSRKSQRINELQFPILSDPRNDVAAAFGLRFELPPYLIELYKNLRNDLPTFNDDPAWTLPMPARYVIGQDGVIRYAEVNPDYTQRPEPDAMLDALRG